One stretch of Streptomyces agglomeratus DNA includes these proteins:
- a CDS encoding sigma-70 family RNA polymerase sigma factor: protein MGEGARQGLDREVRVREDAAVADSRQHRARHRSERPRAEKPTPDEELMRALYREHAGPLLAYVLRLVAGDRQRAEDVVQETLIRAWKNAGQLNRATGSVRPWLVTVARRIVIDNHRSRQSRPQEVDPSPLEVMPAEDEIDKALWLMTLSDALDDLTPAHREALVETYFRGRTVNEAAEVLGIPSGTVRSRVFYALRSMKLALEERGVTA from the coding sequence ATGGGGGAGGGAGCCAGACAGGGTCTCGACCGGGAGGTTCGGGTGCGCGAGGATGCGGCCGTGGCCGATAGCCGTCAGCACAGGGCGCGACATAGAAGCGAGCGCCCGCGCGCCGAAAAACCGACACCGGACGAGGAGTTGATGCGGGCCCTCTACCGCGAACACGCCGGGCCGCTGCTCGCCTACGTACTGCGCCTCGTCGCCGGCGACCGCCAGCGGGCCGAGGACGTCGTGCAGGAGACGCTCATCCGTGCCTGGAAGAACGCCGGTCAGCTCAACCGGGCGACCGGCTCTGTCCGCCCCTGGCTGGTGACGGTCGCACGACGCATCGTCATCGACAACCATCGCAGCCGGCAGTCCCGGCCGCAGGAGGTCGATCCGTCACCGCTGGAGGTCATGCCCGCGGAGGACGAGATCGACAAGGCGTTGTGGCTGATGACGCTCTCCGACGCGCTCGACGATTTGACTCCCGCCCACCGGGAAGCACTTGTCGAGACGTATTTCAGAGGGCGTACGGTCAATGAGGCGGCCGAAGTGCTCGGCATACCCAGTGGCACCGTCAGGTCCCGGGTCTTCTACGCACTGCGCTCCATGAAGCTCGCGCTGGAGGAACGAGGGGTGACGGCATGA
- a CDS encoding zf-HC2 domain-containing protein produces the protein MTTHDRHSEHDAVGAYVLGILDDADATAFEAHLAYCEHCAAQLDDFAGMEPMMAALAEAPGPPPRLTEPSPQLLTRLTDEVAASRAQRRRRGFYLVAAAAVLVVGGPTIAVVATSGGSDTDRHIAGGAHPTSPAEDAFFNHMEEKIVATDAATKVSAAVGMEKKAWGTHAVLELKNVKGPLKCSLIAVSKDGKEETVTSWAVPKWGYGIPDSTHEMAKNPLYVHGGAAMNRGDIDHFEVRTFDGKRLVEVEA, from the coding sequence ATGACGACGCACGACCGGCACTCCGAGCACGACGCCGTCGGCGCCTACGTGCTCGGCATCCTGGACGACGCGGACGCCACCGCCTTCGAGGCCCACCTGGCGTACTGCGAGCACTGCGCCGCCCAGTTGGACGACTTCGCCGGCATGGAGCCGATGATGGCGGCCCTGGCGGAGGCCCCGGGCCCGCCCCCGCGGCTGACCGAGCCGAGCCCGCAGCTGCTCACCCGTCTCACCGACGAGGTCGCGGCGAGCCGGGCGCAGCGCCGCCGCCGCGGTTTCTACCTGGTCGCCGCCGCCGCCGTACTGGTGGTCGGCGGTCCCACGATCGCGGTCGTGGCGACCTCCGGCGGCAGCGACACCGACCGGCACATCGCGGGCGGGGCCCACCCCACGAGCCCCGCCGAGGACGCCTTCTTCAACCACATGGAGGAGAAGATCGTCGCGACCGACGCGGCCACGAAGGTCAGTGCGGCGGTCGGCATGGAGAAGAAGGCGTGGGGCACCCACGCCGTCCTTGAGCTGAAGAACGTCAAGGGTCCGCTGAAGTGCAGCCTGATCGCCGTCTCGAAGGACGGGAAAGAGGAGACGGTGACGAGCTGGGCCGTGCCGAAATGGGGCTACGGCATTCCGGACAGCACCCACGAAATGGCCAAGAACCCGCTGTACGTCCACGGCGGCGCGGCCATGAACCGCGGCGACATCGATCATTTCGAGGTCCGGACCTTCGACGGAAAACGGCTGGTAGAGGTCGAAGCCTGA